In one window of Anaerolineales bacterium DNA:
- a CDS encoding ABC transporter permease subunit, protein MRPFARLNHFFNRLPVNLAIIFMCVFWIVPTFGVFVTSFRSREAVRTTGWWTVFIPKSKTYVEGQKEYETYCLSCHGASGNAIPNANLSDPNLVAQYPRSNRLLIALRQDINGKPHLQDPTLPQDTNQALQILAPIISYMNTLSGGGKSDINKLSLRNYADALVGYKGTGDYLTDCQQGVPSTLAKFKCNASDLLNPEGMGRAFLNTVAVAVPASILPILFAAFAAYAFAWMDFPGRHWVFAILVGLQVVPLQMALVPIARLYSNLGLQSSFLGIWLFHTGFGLPYAIYLMRNFLGGLPREVFESVYIDGANHWTAFWKMAIPLSVPAIASLGIYQFLWIWNDFLVAKIFLSDKPVLTVQITNLIDPRGGNWHLLTGAAFLSFIVPMLVFFALQRYFVRGLLAGSVKG, encoded by the coding sequence ATGAGACCTTTTGCGCGTTTGAACCATTTCTTCAACCGCCTGCCTGTCAATCTGGCGATCATCTTTATGTGTGTGTTCTGGATCGTGCCCACCTTTGGTGTATTCGTTACTTCGTTTCGCTCGCGCGAGGCAGTTCGGACGACGGGGTGGTGGACGGTTTTCATCCCCAAAAGCAAAACCTACGTCGAAGGACAGAAGGAGTACGAAACTTACTGCCTTTCCTGTCACGGCGCATCGGGCAACGCAATCCCAAATGCGAATTTATCCGATCCGAACCTGGTGGCCCAATATCCCAGATCGAACCGCCTCCTGATCGCACTGCGGCAGGACATCAATGGAAAGCCGCATTTACAGGATCCGACCTTACCCCAGGATACCAATCAGGCGCTGCAGATACTGGCACCGATCATAAGCTACATGAACACGCTCTCGGGCGGAGGCAAGAGCGACATCAATAAACTCAGCCTGCGCAACTATGCCGACGCGCTCGTGGGGTATAAAGGCACCGGAGATTACCTCACGGACTGTCAACAGGGAGTGCCGAGTACGTTGGCCAAATTCAAATGCAACGCCAGCGATCTTCTCAATCCGGAAGGAATGGGCCGCGCCTTCCTCAACACCGTCGCCGTCGCCGTTCCTGCCTCGATACTTCCCATCCTTTTCGCTGCGTTTGCCGCCTACGCCTTTGCCTGGATGGACTTCCCGGGCCGGCATTGGGTTTTCGCCATCCTGGTCGGTCTGCAGGTGGTACCCCTGCAGATGGCGCTGGTGCCCATCGCCAGGTTGTATTCGAACCTCGGACTGCAGAGCTCCTTCCTGGGGATTTGGCTCTTTCACACCGGATTCGGTCTGCCCTACGCCATCTACCTGATGCGCAACTTCCTGGGAGGCCTGCCGCGCGAGGTGTTCGAATCCGTCTACATCGACGGCGCCAATCACTGGACGGCCTTTTGGAAAATGGCGATACCGCTTTCGGTCCCCGCCATCGCTTCGCTGGGCATCTATCAATTCCTGTGGATCTGGAATGACTTTCTGGTGGCGAAGATTTTCCTCTCCGATAAACCGGTGCTCACGGTTCAAATCACCAATTTAATCGACCCGCGCGGCGGAAACTGGCACCTGCTTACGGGAGCCGCATTCCTATCCTTCATCGTCCCCATGCTGGTCTTCTTCGCCCTGCAGCGTTACTTTGTGCGCGGGCTGCTGGCTGGGTCTGTAAAAGGATAA